Proteins encoded by one window of Salvia splendens isolate huo1 chromosome 5, SspV2, whole genome shotgun sequence:
- the LOC121804043 gene encoding uncharacterized protein LOC121804043: MREISTRTEGTPWLIGGDFNTILAHEDKVGSETNRQAEMIDFAEAIEDCRLLDPGFDGAEFTWAKNGLFERLDRMFVSEAWTNAFEATREQKALKAWNKEVFGNIHANLKAKKEGIAQAQADFEADTPRNRTEINKSIAEYILPLRMEEDFWRQKAALIWLADGDKNTSFYQSWVKQKRVRLRIHSINVDGREIANETEIRHSAIEFFRSLLALDTPTLEEPDLDLIQQLPPSTDLEELHNPPDPKEVKKAVFDIFGDSALGPDGFSVVFYQTCWGIIGTDVVEAIK; the protein is encoded by the exons ATGAGGGAGATTTCAACTCGGACGGAAGGAACACCGTGGCTGATTGGAGGGGATTTTAACACGATCCTTGCCCATGAAGACAAGGTTGGGAGTGAGACCAATAGGCAAGCTgagatgattgattttgccGAAGCCATTGAAGATTGTAGGCTTCTTGACCCAGGGTTTGATGGTGCGGAGttcacatgggccaagaatggtTTGTTTGAAAGGCTGGACAGGATGTTTGTTAGTGAGGCATGGACCAACGCGTTTGAGGCAACAAGG GAGCAAAAAGCCCTTAAGGCTTGGAACAAGGAAGTCTTTGGCAATATACATGCCAACCTCAAAGCGAAGAAGGAAGGGATCGCGCAAGCTCAAGCCGACTTTGAGGCTGACACGCCTCGGAATAGGACTGAGATCAACAAGAGCATTGCCGAGTATATTCTCCCACTTcggatggaggaggacttctggagGCAAAAGGCCGCACTAATATGGCTTGCGGATGGTGATAAGAACACCAgtttctaccaaagctgggtgaagcagaagagagtTAGACTACGAATACACTCCATTAATGTGGATGGCCGGGAGATTGCGAATGAAACAGAGATACGGCACTCAGCGATTGAGTTCTTTCGGAGCCTCCTTGCCCTGGACACCCCGACACTTGAGGAACCGGACCTTGATCTAATCCAACAACTTCCCCCCTCAACGGACCTAGAGGAGCTACACAACCCACCGGACCCTAAGGAGGTGAAGAAAGCGGTGTTTGACATCTTCGGGGACAGTGCACTAGGCCCGGACGGCTTTTCGGTCGTCTTCTATCAAACTTGTTGGGGGATCATTGGAACGGATGTTGTGGAAGCTATAAAGTAG